A section of the Pseudomonas sp. FP453 genome encodes:
- a CDS encoding ABC transporter ATP-binding protein, protein MATLELRNVNKTYGPGLPDTLKNIELSIKEGEFLILVGPSGCGKSTLMNCIAGLETITGGAIMIGDQDVSGMSPKDRDIAMVFQSYALYPTMSVRENIEFGLKIRKMPQADIDTEVARVAKLLQIEHLLNRKPGQLSGGQQQRVAMGRALARRPKIYLFDEPLSNLDAKLRVEMRTEMKLMHQRLKTTTVYVTHDQIEAMTLGDKVAVMKDGIIQQFGTPKDIYNNPANQFVASFIGSPPMNFVPLRLQRKDGRLVALLDSGQARCELALNVTDAGLEDRDVILGLRPEQIMLAAGEGDSASSIRAEVQVTEPTGPDTLVFVQLNDTKVCCRLAPDVAPQVGETLTLQFDPSKVLLFDANTGERLGTVQSQPTPVGAGLARDGISAL, encoded by the coding sequence ATGGCTACGCTTGAACTTCGCAATGTAAACAAGACCTATGGCCCCGGCCTGCCCGACACCTTGAAGAATATCGAGCTGTCGATCAAGGAAGGCGAATTCCTGATCCTGGTCGGCCCTTCGGGTTGCGGCAAATCCACGCTGATGAACTGCATCGCTGGCCTGGAGACCATCACCGGCGGCGCGATCATGATCGGCGATCAGGACGTCAGCGGCATGAGCCCCAAGGATCGAGACATCGCCATGGTGTTCCAGTCCTACGCGCTGTACCCGACCATGAGCGTGCGCGAAAACATCGAGTTCGGCCTGAAAATTCGCAAGATGCCCCAGGCTGACATCGACACCGAAGTGGCGCGCGTGGCCAAGCTGTTGCAGATCGAACACCTGCTCAACCGCAAGCCGGGCCAGCTGTCCGGTGGCCAGCAACAACGTGTGGCCATGGGCCGCGCCCTGGCACGCCGGCCGAAGATCTACCTGTTCGACGAACCGCTGTCCAACCTCGACGCCAAGCTGCGCGTCGAGATGCGCACCGAAATGAAACTGATGCACCAGCGTCTGAAAACCACCACCGTCTACGTCACCCACGACCAGATCGAAGCGATGACCCTGGGCGACAAAGTGGCGGTGATGAAGGATGGCATCATCCAGCAGTTCGGCACGCCGAAAGACATCTACAACAACCCGGCCAACCAGTTCGTGGCGAGCTTTATCGGCTCGCCGCCGATGAACTTCGTGCCCCTGCGCCTGCAGCGCAAGGACGGTCGCCTGGTGGCCCTGCTCGACAGCGGCCAGGCCCGCTGCGAGCTGGCGCTGAACGTGACCGATGCCGGCCTGGAAGACCGCGACGTGATCCTCGGCCTGCGCCCGGAGCAAATCATGCTGGCGGCGGGCGAGGGTGACAGTGCGTCGAGCATTCGTGCCGAAGTGCAGGTCACCGAGCCGACCGGCCCGGACACCCTGGTCTTCGTGCAGCTCAATGACACCAAGGTCTGCTGCCGCCTGGCACCCGACGTGGCACCGCAGGTGGGCGAGACCCTGACCCTGCAATTCGATCCATCCAAGGTGTTGCTGTTCGACGCCAATACCGGTGAGCGTCTGGGCACTGTGCAGTCACAGCCTACTCCTGTGGGAGCCGGGCTTGCCCGCGATGGCATCAGCGCGTTGTAA
- a CDS encoding carbohydrate ABC transporter permease — MTSLASKPAISLSRIAIYAVLILAVLLYLVPLVVMLLTSFKTPDDISNGNLLSWPTVVTGIGWVKAWATVDGYFWNSIKITVPAVLISTAIGALNGYVLSFWRFKGSQLFFGLLLFGCFLPFQTVLLPASFTLGKMGLASTTTGLVFIHVVYGLAFTTLFFRNYYVSIPDALVKAARLDGAGFFTIFRRIILPMSTPIIMVCLIWQFTQIWNDFLFGVVFSSGDSQPITVALNNLVNTSTGAKEYNVDMAAAMIAGLPTLLVYVIAGKYFVRGLTAGAVKG; from the coding sequence ATGACTAGTCTCGCCTCCAAACCTGCCATCAGCCTGAGTCGCATCGCGATCTACGCGGTGCTGATCCTCGCCGTGCTGCTGTACCTGGTGCCGCTGGTGGTGATGCTGCTCACCAGCTTCAAGACCCCGGACGACATCAGCAACGGCAACCTGCTGAGCTGGCCGACCGTGGTCACCGGCATCGGCTGGGTCAAGGCCTGGGCCACGGTGGACGGTTACTTCTGGAACTCGATCAAGATCACCGTTCCGGCCGTACTGATCTCCACCGCCATCGGCGCGTTGAACGGCTATGTGCTGTCGTTCTGGCGCTTCAAAGGTTCGCAGTTGTTCTTCGGCCTGCTGTTGTTCGGCTGCTTCCTGCCGTTCCAGACCGTGCTGCTGCCGGCGTCGTTCACCCTGGGCAAGATGGGCCTGGCCAGCACCACCACCGGCCTGGTGTTTATCCATGTGGTCTACGGCCTGGCGTTCACCACGCTGTTCTTCCGTAACTACTACGTGAGCATTCCCGATGCACTGGTGAAGGCCGCACGCCTGGATGGCGCAGGATTTTTCACTATCTTTCGTCGAATCATCCTGCCGATGTCCACCCCGATCATCATGGTCTGCCTGATCTGGCAATTTACCCAGATCTGGAACGACTTCCTGTTCGGTGTGGTGTTCTCCAGTGGCGACTCGCAGCCCATCACGGTGGCGCTGAACAACCTGGTCAACACCAGCACCGGGGCCAAGGAATATAACGTGGATATGGCAGCGGCGATGATCGCCGGGTTGCCGACCCTGCTGGTCTATGTGATCGCAGGCAAGTATTTCGTGCGCGGCCTCACGGCCGGCGCGGTCAAGGGGTAA
- a CDS encoding carbohydrate ABC transporter permease: MSSVAVFSKASPFDALQRWLPKLVLAPSMFIVLVGFYGYILWTFVLSFTTSTFLPSYKWAGLAQYERLFDNDRWWVASKNLALFGGMFIGITLVIGVLLAVFLDQRIRREGFIRTIYLYPMALSMIVTGTAWKWLLNPGMGLDKLLRDWGWEGFRLDWLIAPDRVVYCLVIAAVWQASGFIMAMFLAGLRGVDQSIIRAAQIDGASLPRIYWSVVLPSLRPVFFSAVMILAHIAIKSFDLVAAMTAGGPGYSSDLPAMFMYSFTFSRGQMGMGSASAILMLGAILAIIVPYLYSELRTKRND; this comes from the coding sequence ATGAGTTCTGTTGCTGTGTTCAGCAAAGCCTCGCCGTTCGATGCACTGCAGCGCTGGCTACCGAAATTGGTGCTGGCGCCAAGCATGTTCATCGTGTTGGTGGGCTTCTACGGCTACATCCTGTGGACGTTTGTGTTGTCGTTCACCACGTCCACCTTCCTGCCCAGCTACAAGTGGGCGGGCCTGGCGCAATACGAGCGCCTGTTCGACAACGACCGCTGGTGGGTGGCGAGCAAGAACCTGGCGCTGTTTGGCGGCATGTTTATCGGCATCACGTTGGTGATCGGTGTACTGCTGGCGGTGTTCCTCGACCAGCGTATCCGTCGCGAAGGCTTTATCCGCACCATTTACCTGTACCCGATGGCGCTGTCGATGATCGTCACCGGTACGGCCTGGAAATGGCTGCTCAACCCGGGCATGGGCCTGGACAAACTCCTGCGGGACTGGGGCTGGGAAGGCTTCCGTCTCGACTGGCTGATCGCCCCGGATCGCGTGGTCTACTGCCTGGTGATCGCCGCTGTGTGGCAAGCCTCGGGCTTTATCATGGCGATGTTTCTCGCCGGCCTGCGTGGGGTTGATCAGTCGATCATCCGCGCCGCGCAGATCGACGGCGCCAGCCTGCCGCGCATCTACTGGAGCGTGGTGCTGCCAAGCCTGCGCCCGGTGTTCTTCAGTGCGGTGATGATCCTCGCGCACATTGCGATCAAGAGCTTCGACCTGGTGGCGGCGATGACCGCCGGTGGCCCGGGCTATTCGTCCGACCTGCCGGCGATGTTCATGTACTCGTTCACCTTCAGCCGTGGCCAGATGGGCATGGGTTCGGCCAGTGCCATCCTGATGCTCGGTGCGATCCTCGCGATCATCGTGCCTTACCTCTACTCCGAGCTGAGGACCAAACGTAATGACTAG
- a CDS encoding ABC transporter substrate-binding protein yields the protein MNAINRLAVAISIASLFPLTAFAADSKGTVEVVHWWTSGGEKAAVDVLKAQVEKDGFTWKDGAVAGGGGATAMTVLKSRAVAGNPPGVAQIKGPDIQEWASTGLLDTDVLKDVAKEEKWDSLLDKKVSDTVKFDGDYVAVPVNIHRVNWLWINPEVFKKAGITKNPTTLEEFYAAGDKLKAAGFIALAHGGQPWQDSTVFEAVVLSVMGADGYKKALVDLDNAALTGPEMVKSLTELKKVATYMDVDGKGQDWNLEAGKVINGKAGMQIMGDWAKSEWTAAKKVAGKDYECVAFPGTDKAFTYNIDSLAVFKQKDKGTAAGQQDIAKVVLGENFQKVFSINKGSIPVRNDMLHEMDKLGFDSCAQTAAKDFLADAKTGGLQPSMAHNMATNLAVQGAFFDVVTNFLNDPKADPADTAKKLGAAIKSAK from the coding sequence ATGAACGCGATTAATCGCCTCGCCGTCGCTATTTCCATTGCCTCGTTGTTTCCCCTCACTGCATTTGCCGCCGACTCCAAAGGCACGGTCGAAGTGGTGCATTGGTGGACCTCTGGCGGTGAAAAGGCGGCTGTAGATGTCCTGAAGGCCCAAGTCGAGAAAGACGGTTTCACCTGGAAAGACGGCGCCGTTGCCGGTGGCGGTGGTGCCACGGCCATGACCGTGCTGAAAAGCCGCGCAGTTGCCGGCAACCCACCCGGCGTTGCCCAGATCAAAGGCCCCGATATCCAGGAATGGGCGTCCACCGGCCTGCTCGACACCGACGTGCTCAAAGACGTCGCCAAAGAAGAAAAGTGGGACTCCCTGCTCGACAAGAAAGTCTCCGATACCGTGAAGTTCGACGGTGACTACGTCGCCGTACCGGTCAACATCCACCGCGTGAACTGGCTGTGGATCAACCCGGAAGTCTTCAAGAAAGCCGGTATCACCAAGAACCCGACCACCCTCGAAGAATTCTACGCCGCCGGCGACAAGCTCAAAGCCGCGGGCTTCATCGCGCTCGCCCACGGTGGCCAGCCTTGGCAGGACAGCACCGTATTTGAAGCCGTGGTCCTGTCGGTGATGGGTGCCGATGGCTACAAGAAAGCCCTGGTGGACCTGGACAACGCTGCGCTGACCGGCCCGGAAATGGTCAAGTCCCTCACCGAATTGAAGAAAGTCGCGACCTACATGGACGTTGACGGCAAAGGCCAGGACTGGAACCTCGAAGCGGGCAAAGTCATCAACGGCAAGGCCGGCATGCAGATCATGGGTGACTGGGCCAAGTCCGAGTGGACCGCCGCGAAGAAAGTCGCTGGCAAGGACTACGAGTGCGTAGCCTTCCCGGGAACCGACAAGGCGTTCACCTACAACATCGACTCCCTGGCGGTGTTCAAGCAGAAAGACAAAGGCACTGCTGCCGGCCAGCAGGACATTGCCAAAGTCGTGCTGGGTGAAAACTTCCAGAAAGTGTTCAGCATCAACAAAGGCTCGATCCCTGTTCGTAACGACATGCTCCATGAAATGGACAAGCTCGGCTTCGACTCCTGCGCCCAGACCGCTGCCAAGGACTTCCTCGCGGATGCCAAGACTGGCGGCCTGCAACCAAGCATGGCGCACAACATGGCCACCAACCTGGCGGTGCAAGGTGCGTTCTTTGACGTCGTGACCAACTTCCTCAACGACCCGAAAGCCGACCCGGCCGACACCGCCAAGAAGCTGGGCGCTGCGATCAAGTCTGCCAAGTAA
- a CDS encoding AGE family epimerase/isomerase, translating into MTTQPLPASSWLNAPAHHAWLAAEGQRLLAFAKASRLPDGFGNLDEKGQLPADAHAETMNTARMTHSFAMAHALGLPGYADLVAHGVAALSGPLKDAAHGGWFATPHALDGNHGKAAYLHAFVALAASSAVVAGAPGAHHLLNDAVHIIDQFFWSEEEGVMLESFAQDWSAVEAYRGANSNMHATEAFLALADVTGETRWLDRALRIVERVIHTHAAVNQFMVIEHFDAQWQPLLGYNEDNPADGFRPYGITPGHGFEWARLVLHLEAARQQAGLATPDWLLTDAKGLFASACEYAWAVDGAPGIVYTLDWNHRPVVRERLHWTHAEASAAAQALLKRTGELHYETWYRRVWEFCETHFIDRIHGSWHHELSPHNQPSSTIWGGKPDLYHAWQAVVLPALPLAPSMASAIGDGRYVTSW; encoded by the coding sequence ATGACCACCCAACCTCTGCCTGCCAGCAGTTGGCTGAACGCGCCTGCCCATCACGCCTGGCTGGCGGCCGAAGGCCAGCGCCTGCTGGCCTTCGCCAAGGCTTCGCGACTGCCCGACGGTTTCGGCAACCTGGACGAAAAAGGCCAGTTGCCAGCCGATGCCCACGCCGAAACCATGAACACCGCCCGCATGACCCACAGCTTCGCCATGGCCCACGCCCTGGGGTTGCCGGGTTACGCCGACTTGGTCGCCCACGGTGTCGCGGCCCTCAGCGGCCCGTTGAAGGATGCGGCACATGGCGGCTGGTTCGCCACACCCCACGCCCTCGATGGCAACCATGGCAAGGCCGCCTATCTACACGCCTTTGTCGCCCTGGCCGCCAGTTCTGCCGTGGTGGCGGGCGCCCCCGGTGCACACCATCTGTTGAACGACGCTGTCCATATCATCGACCAATTTTTCTGGAGCGAGGAAGAGGGCGTGATGCTCGAATCCTTCGCCCAGGACTGGAGCGCGGTCGAAGCCTATCGCGGCGCCAACAGCAACATGCACGCCACCGAAGCGTTCCTCGCCCTGGCCGATGTGACCGGTGAAACACGCTGGCTGGACCGCGCGCTGCGGATCGTCGAGCGGGTGATCCACACCCACGCTGCCGTCAACCAATTTATGGTGATCGAGCATTTCGACGCGCAATGGCAACCTTTGCTCGGTTACAACGAAGACAACCCCGCCGACGGCTTCCGCCCTTACGGCATCACCCCCGGCCATGGTTTTGAGTGGGCGCGGCTGGTGCTGCACCTGGAAGCCGCGCGCCAGCAAGCCGGGCTGGCCACGCCGGACTGGCTGCTGACCGACGCCAAGGGCCTGTTCGCCAGCGCCTGCGAATACGCCTGGGCCGTCGATGGTGCCCCGGGCATTGTCTACACCCTCGACTGGAACCACCGCCCGGTGGTGCGTGAGCGCCTGCACTGGACCCATGCCGAAGCCAGCGCCGCCGCCCAGGCCTTGCTCAAACGCACCGGTGAGCTGCACTACGAAACCTGGTATCGGCGCGTCTGGGAATTCTGCGAAACCCATTTCATCGACCGCATCCACGGCAGCTGGCACCACGAACTCAGCCCGCACAACCAGCCCAGCAGCACCATCTGGGGCGGCAAGCCGGACCTGTACCATGCCTGGCAAGCGGTGGTGCTGCCTGCGCTACCCTTGGCACCCAGCATGGCCAGTGCCATCGGGGATGGGCGCTATGTCACCAGCTGGTGA
- a CDS encoding ATPase: MRNDAKDDFDNVPSLRADLGDDDDFEPTPATSVRSRSTPVVKVKSASTGPLWALVGALLIAFAGLAWWSFQQISLMGQQLVATQESFARISEEAAGRLQDISGKVVASEASVSNGSEALKLQIRQLETQLLEQGKQQVGVAGQATELDKRLAQMSASTTELSSANSKLQGQVQALTDAVATLKAAQGDAARRDAEFKELVADVAALKKQGNPSAAIARLEQDLVVLKSAQDNQPANSDAPTNKEFDVFRIQTTRNITTLQSQVQNLHQRLSEPAKVIPLSQ; the protein is encoded by the coding sequence ATGCGTAACGATGCCAAAGACGATTTCGACAACGTTCCCAGCCTGCGGGCCGACCTGGGGGATGACGACGATTTCGAACCTACCCCCGCCACGTCGGTGCGCTCGCGCAGCACGCCGGTGGTCAAGGTCAAGAGCGCCAGCACCGGGCCATTGTGGGCCTTGGTCGGCGCCTTGTTGATCGCCTTTGCCGGCCTGGCCTGGTGGAGCTTCCAGCAGATCTCCCTGATGGGCCAGCAACTGGTCGCGACCCAGGAAAGCTTTGCGCGCATCAGCGAAGAAGCGGCGGGGCGCCTGCAGGATATTTCCGGCAAGGTCGTCGCCAGTGAAGCCAGTGTGAGCAACGGCAGCGAAGCGCTGAAGTTGCAGATCCGCCAGTTGGAAACCCAGTTGCTCGAACAGGGCAAGCAACAGGTTGGCGTGGCCGGCCAGGCCACCGAGCTGGACAAGCGCCTGGCGCAAATGAGCGCCAGCACCACCGAGCTGTCGAGTGCCAACAGCAAGCTGCAAGGCCAGGTCCAGGCCCTGACCGACGCCGTGGCTACCCTGAAAGCGGCGCAAGGTGATGCGGCCAGGCGCGATGCCGAATTCAAGGAGCTGGTGGCCGATGTGGCCGCGCTGAAGAAGCAAGGCAACCCCAGTGCGGCCATTGCCCGTCTGGAGCAGGACCTGGTGGTGCTCAAGAGCGCCCAGGACAACCAGCCGGCCAACAGCGATGCGCCGACCAACAAGGAGTTCGATGTGTTCCGCATCCAGACCACCCGCAACATCACCACGTTGCAGAGCCAGGTGCAGAACCTGCACCAACGGCTCAGTGAGCCGGCGAAGGTCATTCCGCTGAGCCAGTGA
- a CDS encoding NAD(P)-dependent oxidoreductase, giving the protein MKILVTGASGFIGGRFARFALEQGLDVRVNGRRAEGVEHLVRRGAEFIQGDLNDADLVRDLCRDVEAVVHCAGAVGLWGKYQDFHQGNVLVTENVVEACLKQRVGRLVHLSSPSIYFDGRDHLGLTEEQVPKRFKHPYAATKYLAEQKVFGAQEFGLEVLALRPRFVTGAGDMSIFPRLLKMQRKNRLAIVGDGLNKVDFTSVHNLNEALLSSLLATGSALGKAYNISNGTPVPVWDVVNYVMRQMELPQVKRYRSYGLSYSVAALNEAFCAMWPGRPEPALSRLGMQVMNKDFTLDISRARHYLDYEPKVSLWTALDEFCSWWKAQDPGLK; this is encoded by the coding sequence ATGAAAATTCTGGTCACCGGCGCAAGCGGCTTCATTGGCGGGCGCTTTGCGCGTTTCGCCCTGGAGCAAGGCCTGGACGTACGGGTCAACGGGCGGCGTGCCGAAGGTGTGGAACACCTGGTCAGGCGCGGCGCCGAGTTTATCCAGGGTGATTTGAATGATGCCGACCTGGTGCGCGACCTGTGCCGCGACGTCGAAGCCGTGGTGCATTGCGCCGGCGCCGTGGGGCTGTGGGGCAAATATCAGGACTTCCATCAAGGCAATGTGCTGGTGACCGAGAATGTCGTCGAGGCCTGCCTTAAACAGCGGGTCGGACGCTTGGTCCACCTGTCGTCGCCGTCGATCTACTTTGACGGCCGCGACCATCTGGGCCTGACCGAAGAGCAAGTGCCCAAGCGCTTCAAGCATCCTTATGCGGCGACCAAATACCTGGCCGAGCAAAAAGTCTTTGGTGCGCAGGAATTCGGCCTTGAAGTGCTGGCCCTGCGCCCGCGCTTTGTCACCGGCGCCGGTGACATGAGCATCTTCCCGCGCCTGCTGAAGATGCAGCGCAAGAACCGCCTGGCCATCGTCGGCGACGGTTTGAACAAAGTCGATTTCACCAGCGTGCACAACCTCAACGAAGCCTTGCTCAGCAGTTTGCTCGCCACCGGCTCGGCGTTGGGCAAGGCCTACAACATCAGCAACGGCACCCCGGTGCCCGTGTGGGATGTGGTGAACTACGTGATGCGCCAAATGGAATTGCCGCAGGTGAAACGTTACCGGTCCTACGGCTTGTCCTACAGCGTGGCGGCGCTCAACGAAGCATTCTGTGCGATGTGGCCGGGGCGCCCGGAGCCGGCGCTGTCGCGTTTGGGCATGCAAGTGATGAACAAAGATTTCACCCTCGATATCAGCCGTGCCAGGCATTATCTGGACTACGAGCCCAAGGTCAGCCTGTGGACCGCCCTCGACGAGTTTTGCAGCTGGTGGAAGGCCCAGGATCCGGGGCTGAAGTAA
- a CDS encoding LysR family transcriptional regulator ArgP: MFDYKLLSALAAVVEQAGFERGAQVLGVSQSAISQRIKLLEARIGQPVLVRATPPTPTDIGRRLLNHVQQVRLLERDLQSQVPALDAEGMPERLRIALNADSLATWWAEAVSVFCAEQHLLLDLVVEDQTVGLKRMRAGEVAACICASERPVAGARSLLLGAMRYRALASPAFIARHFPEGVRADQLARTPALVFGPDDFLQHRYLASLGVDGGFEHHLCPSSEGFIRLTEAGLGWGLVPELQVRDQLEKGVLVELLPDKPIDVPLYWHHWRSGGQLLGLLTDHLAQACGQWLVPLE; encoded by the coding sequence ATGTTCGACTATAAATTGCTTTCCGCTCTGGCAGCGGTGGTGGAACAGGCCGGCTTCGAGCGCGGCGCCCAGGTGCTCGGGGTGTCGCAATCGGCGATCTCCCAGCGCATCAAATTGCTGGAGGCGCGCATCGGCCAACCGGTGCTGGTACGCGCCACGCCGCCGACGCCCACCGACATCGGCCGGCGCCTGCTCAACCATGTGCAGCAGGTGCGCCTGCTGGAGCGCGACCTGCAAAGCCAGGTGCCAGCGCTGGACGCAGAGGGCATGCCCGAACGCCTGCGCATCGCCCTGAATGCCGACAGCCTCGCCACCTGGTGGGCCGAGGCCGTCAGCGTGTTTTGTGCCGAGCAACACCTGTTGCTGGACCTGGTGGTAGAAGACCAGACCGTCGGCCTCAAGCGCATGCGCGCCGGCGAGGTGGCGGCATGTATCTGTGCCAGTGAACGGCCGGTGGCCGGGGCCCGCAGCTTGTTGCTCGGCGCCATGCGTTACCGTGCGCTGGCCAGTCCGGCCTTTATCGCCCGGCACTTTCCCGAGGGCGTACGCGCCGACCAACTCGCGCGCACGCCGGCGTTGGTGTTTGGCCCGGATGATTTCCTGCAGCATCGCTACCTGGCGTCTCTCGGCGTGGACGGCGGTTTCGAACACCATTTGTGCCCGTCGTCCGAAGGCTTTATCCGCCTCACCGAGGCCGGGCTCGGCTGGGGCCTGGTGCCGGAATTGCAGGTGCGCGACCAACTGGAAAAGGGCGTGTTGGTGGAGTTGTTGCCAGATAAGCCCATCGACGTGCCGCTGTACTGGCATCATTGGCGCAGTGGCGGGCAACTGTTGGGCTTGTTGACCGACCATCTGGCCCAGGCGTGTGGCCAATGGTTGGTGCCGTTGGAGTGA
- a CDS encoding ACT domain-containing protein, which translates to MAGETALATLLRSMSPQLNDGDYVFCTLPDQRIPTGCEVIGSFREREGLTVIVERQQAEQAGLAFDYVAAWITLNVHSALEAVGLTAAFASALGQAGISCNVIAGYYHDHLFVGRADAERAMQVLRQLAAGAE; encoded by the coding sequence ATGGCTGGCGAAACCGCCCTGGCAACCCTGCTACGCAGCATGAGCCCGCAGCTGAATGACGGCGATTATGTGTTCTGCACCCTGCCCGACCAGCGTATCCCGACGGGTTGCGAAGTGATCGGCAGCTTTCGCGAGAGGGAAGGCCTGACGGTCATCGTCGAGCGCCAGCAGGCGGAACAGGCGGGCCTGGCCTTCGACTACGTCGCCGCGTGGATCACCCTGAACGTGCATTCGGCCCTGGAAGCCGTGGGCCTCACCGCCGCGTTCGCCAGTGCACTGGGCCAGGCCGGCATCAGTTGCAATGTGATTGCCGGTTATTACCACGATCACCTGTTCGTTGGCCGCGCCGATGCTGAACGCGCGATGCAAGTACTGCGGCAACTGGCGGCAGGCGCGGAGTAA
- a CDS encoding LysE/ArgO family amino acid transporter, producing MWQSYVNGLLVALGLIMAIGTQNAFVLAQSLRREHHLPVAALCVVCDALLVAAGVFGLATVLAQNPLLLAIARWGGAAFLLWYGTLALRRAFSRQSLEQGGNLKTRSLRAVMLSALAVTLLNPHVYLDTVLLIGSLGAQQTEPGAYVAGAASASFLWFATLALGAAWLAPWLARPATWRLLDLLVAVMMFSVAYQLIAA from the coding sequence ATGTGGCAAAGCTATGTTAACGGCCTGTTGGTGGCCCTCGGTTTGATCATGGCCATCGGCACCCAGAACGCCTTTGTCCTCGCGCAAAGCCTGCGCCGTGAGCATCACTTGCCCGTGGCGGCGTTGTGCGTGGTGTGCGATGCGTTGTTGGTGGCCGCCGGGGTGTTCGGCCTGGCCACGGTGCTGGCGCAAAACCCGCTGCTGCTGGCGATTGCCCGCTGGGGCGGCGCGGCGTTCCTGTTGTGGTACGGCACCCTGGCGCTGCGCCGGGCGTTTTCCCGGCAGAGCCTGGAGCAAGGCGGCAACCTCAAGACCCGCTCACTGCGTGCCGTGATGCTCAGCGCTTTGGCAGTGACGCTACTCAATCCCCACGTCTATCTGGACACGGTGCTGCTGATCGGCTCACTCGGCGCACAACAAACCGAACCCGGCGCCTACGTGGCCGGGGCGGCCAGTGCATCGTTCCTGTGGTTCGCCACCCTGGCGCTCGGCGCGGCATGGCTGGCACCGTGGCTGGCGCGGCCGGCCACCTGGCGCCTGCTGGACCTGTTGGTGGCGGTGATGATGTTCAGCGTGGCCTATCAATTGATCGCCGCCTGA
- a CDS encoding superoxide dismutase yields MAFELPPLPYAHDALQPHISKETLEFHHDKHHNTYVVNLNNLVPGTEFEGKTLEEIVKSSSGGIFNNAAQVWNHTFYWNCLAPNAGGQPTGALAEAINAAFGSFDKFKEEFTKTSVGTFGSGWGWLVKKADGSLALASTIGAGNPLTNGDTPLLTCDVWEHAYYIDYRNVRPKYVEAFWNLVNWKFVAEQFEGKTFTA; encoded by the coding sequence ATGGCTTTCGAATTGCCGCCGCTGCCCTACGCACACGATGCCCTGCAGCCGCACATTTCCAAGGAAACCTTGGAATTCCACCACGACAAGCACCACAACACCTACGTCGTGAACCTGAACAACCTGGTGCCTGGCACCGAGTTCGAAGGCAAGACCCTGGAAGAGATCGTCAAGTCTTCTTCGGGCGGCATCTTCAACAACGCCGCTCAGGTCTGGAACCACACCTTCTACTGGAACTGCCTGGCGCCAAACGCCGGCGGCCAACCAACCGGCGCGCTGGCTGAAGCCATCAACGCTGCGTTCGGTTCGTTCGACAAGTTCAAGGAAGAGTTCACCAAGACGTCCGTCGGCACCTTCGGTTCCGGTTGGGGCTGGCTGGTGAAAAAGGCTGACGGTTCCCTGGCCCTGGCCAGCACCATCGGCGCCGGCAACCCGCTGACCAATGGCGATACCCCGCTGCTGACCTGCGACGTCTGGGAACACGCTTACTACATCGACTACCGCAACGTGCGTCCAAAGTATGTGGAAGCGTTCTGGAACCTGGTCAACTGGAAGTTCGTGGCTGAGCAGTTCGAAGGCAAGACCTTCACTGCCTAA